TGTGTAAATCTTATTCTAAACCTTTAATATGCAGTTTATTGATCCACGAATATGTATTTCAGTTTTGTGGTCATatataaacaaaaaccaacactgACTTTGGACAGAGCTAATTGTAACTGTGCTGGCACATTTTCTCAACCTGCCTATAAGTTAATAACTTCCTGGAAGGCAACGTGCGACCTTATAAGGGTCCAGTGAGGCGACTCACAGTTTTGAAAGTAGACTTTCACATTTCTGTCAGAGATCAGAGGTGAGAGAGAACTCTTAAAGTCAGAGGCTCAAAGAATTGCTGCATTTGCAGTACACAGGTTTACTAGCTGCTAATTCAAGCTCACTAGCTGCTTACTGATAGTAATAAGAGTTAAACCCGCACACCTCATTACTTCTGTGGAACAGAGGTTTTGGAGAAGACAAGGCAACTTCCCAATGGAACCTGTGGGGGTTAATTATATGTCAGACGTGACATTATTTACATATGTAGTTTTATTTGTTGCAAGTAAAGAGGACACATTATGAGTAAAATAAGACTTTCTAATTCTAATCAATAGAGTCAATTGCTTTGTTAATAGCTTAGTAGTTACAGAAGACGGTCATGCTTTATGGTGATGACTAATTAGGCAATATGTTTCCAGTATGCACACTCAAAAGCAACTATTTTAATTATCATCAAGTCTATAGTTGACAGAATATGAGTCGCATAATATGTATAAGAAAACtaatgacatcacagtaaaaatatgtttttttattgggagggcaaaagcaagaaaatatgAACACAGGCTTGTGTTATTAACACAAACAGTTGAAGCATCACAAGTTCTTCAGACCACTTTAGCTATAAAATGGTCGCCTTGCAGAGTTTCAGATTAGTGCAGATGGTCTTGGCAGACTTGCCGTTGGTCAAGGCGTCAATCAActtgttttttactgttttcaaGATCTTTCTGCAGGCCGACTTTAGGAGACGGAATTTCAGTTTATTACAGGCACCGTCCAACAGCCTCCTGATTTTGTCCTTCAAttaaaaatatgtgaaaacattAAACAAGCAGCTTCAGTATAGGTTTCTTCAAGGTTAAATTAACACACAATCATTTCCTATACCCTGCCACTTCAATCCAATAACAGTTTGATATGCTGGTATTTTATTGGCAGCACTGTCAGGTTCTTTATGTGGaatttctgaaaaattacaagaaattcTGAGAGGTTATTGCAGCAGTACTGTTCACCATATATTATACTCATTACCTTTGATTTATCACTTCCAATCTGCTTCTGCACTCTGGACACAATAGTCATGCAAGTACGGCAGGAGCCTGGAAAAACTTCATCCGACAGAATCTGAGATAAAAGTTTTGGTAAAAAGTTTTCAATTTgcacaaaataacaaaataagctTCTCTACAAGGAAAACTTTGTCAAATTTTAGCTTTCTCACCTTCTCTTTGTTGTGGtcacctttctttttttcatgctgtgGAAAATGCTCCTTAGTTTGGTCCTTCAGAGACTTCAACGACTCAACAAAAGCTAAGAAATAAAACATGCTTTAGAAA
This is a stretch of genomic DNA from Pelmatolapia mariae isolate MD_Pm_ZW linkage group LG16_19, Pm_UMD_F_2, whole genome shotgun sequence. It encodes these proteins:
- the LOC134644621 gene encoding antimicrobial peptide NK-lysin, which translates into the protein MSPAITIALLLLSTTFVESLKSLKDQTKEHFPQHEKKKGDHNKEKILSDEVFPGSCRTCMTIVSRVQKQIGSDKSKDKIRRLLDGACNKLKFRLLKSACRKILKTVKNKLIDALTNGKSAKTICTNLKLCKATIL